ACGCTTGAACAAGCGATTCGTCGAATGACAGGTGCTCCTGCGCAGCTAATGAGATTAAAGGATAGGGGATTAATTAAAGAGGGATATCAGGCAGATATTGTTATATTTGATCCTTTAAAAATTAAAGATCGAGCTACATTTGAAGAGCCGCTATTAGAGCCTGAAGGCATACATGTGGTTTATATAAATGGAAAATTAACCGTTTATCATGGGGAATACACAGGAGCACGAGAGGGGAAGGTAATTAGAAGGTTCCAAAGTTCAATAGATAAAGTGGCAACATTTCAAGATCGATAGATAATCCCTATTAATTTGCCCATGGAAAGAAAAATGAAGGATTAGTAGAAAAAGGGAGGAATAAGATGAAGCGTTACATTGGAGGGTCCCAAAATAAGCACTTTATATTATTTTTGCTGTTCGTTGGTTATCTGGTTGATTATTTGGATCGGATGGTCATGAGTGTGGCTGTTGTATCTATTAAGGAAGAATTTAATTTGGATGCTGCTGCTGTCGGGGCAATCTTGAGTAGCTTCTTCTTATCCTATGCTATCATGCAAATACCAGGAGGATGGCTAACAGATAAACTGGGTTCGAGAAGAGTCTTAATATGGTCCATCATTGTATGGTCTGTTTTTACCGTATTTACCGGTTTTGCCTGGTCTCTTATTTCGTTACTTGTCATACGTTTTCTCTTCGGGCTTGGTCAAGGAGGATATCCTTCAGCTTCCCAAAAGGGGATAGCGGATTATTTTCCCCGGGATGAAAGGCCAAAGGCTTCTGCTTACTTGATGTCATCCAATTACTTTGGGATGGCACTTGCCCCGCTGGTGGCTGCGCCGATGATTTTATTTATGGGCTGGAGAAACATGTTTTATGTAATCGGATTGCTAGGAATATTGTTAATGATAGCTTTCTGGGTATATTTTAAACCAAATGAAAGCACTGCTCCATTAAAAGACAATAGAATTCCAATGAAGGAATTGCTGATGAATTCCGGCTTGTGGAAAATAACCGTCATGTGGTTTGCTGCCGGAATAGTAAATTGGGGACTTTCTTCCTGGATTCCATCCTATTTGATGGAAGCAAGAGGAATGGATCTGTTGTCCATGGGTTTTTATGCAGCGTTACCGGGTATTTCTACTGGAGTTGCTATGTTGTTCAGCGGATGGCTTCTTGACAGGTTTTTTAATAACTTAGAAAAATATTATGCAGCATTTGGCATGCTCATGTCAGGAATATTCCTGTATATGATGTTTACCTCGACCTCCCTTGTAGCAGCTATGGTATATTTGAACCTTTGTATGGTCTTTAAAAGCTTTGCCTTTACAGTTGCCTTTGCTTTGCCGCATAAAATCATGTCTAAACAGGTTATCGGTTCCGCAATGGGAGTAATTAATATGGGGGCACAGGCAGCAGGGTTCATATCACCTCTTGTCATGGGATTTATAATCACCCTTACAGGATCCTACAATGGCGCCTTTTGGTTCTTAATCGCTTGTTCCGCCATTTCTATAATTGCTGCGCTATCCATTAAAAAGAATAATCATATGGAGCAACCAAAAGATGTTGACTTATTAGCATAGTACATGAAAAGGCGACGCATACCTGCCAAAAACGATAACAATATGAAAATTCAAAAACCCCGGGGTGGCTTTCAAGGCCAACTCCGGGGTTTTTGAATTTATTTAAGAAGACTCAAAAATAAGCAGGTTTCTCTTTTTCCTTCCCTTCATTGAAATATTTGTAGTTTTTTCTAGTATCCTCAGCTACAGTACAAGCCGTTTTATAATAAAGACATATCATATAACGAAGGGGAAATCTTGAAAAACTTAGAACATGCATTTATTCTTCTATTGTTTTTTCATCCATGGAATCCCATCTCTCTAGAAACAAATTTTTAAAAAAGGAGACGTTTAAGGAATGTGGCCTATTGACAATGGTAAGGGAAGGAAACAACAGCCGAATAAAAGTACAATTCTGTCCCGGCAAGAGATAACAGCCATTGAGTCCTGGATATCTCAAATAGGGATATTCCAATTTTATATAACTGCTGGACAATTAGTATCTACCGCCAGAAAAACGCTAAAGTTCAAGTATAAAATGATCGGGAATGGTTTTAACCGAGTCGTCTATGATTTAAATAATGGATATATATTAAAAATTGCATTGTCAGAAGTAGGACTAATAAGCACTGCAAATGAAGCCTATATATATAATAACTGTAATGAGGAAGTCAAAAAGTATTTATGTCCAGTTAAGGAGCATGGGACGGGCTGGATTATCATGAAGAAGGTGGACACGAAAGTGCCGTTTGCAATCAAGGAATATAGGAAACTGATCAAGGTGGAATTAGAATTCATTAGGCACGGTATTATACCAATAGATTTGCGTTTAGATAATGTCGGATATAACGAGAATGATGAAATGGTCGTCCTTGATTACGGTCTATTCACCATGGATCTCAAAAACCCTGTACTGCGATGGTTTGTTTGATGATGTGTCTATCCAAAGAAAATATAAAATTGAAATTACAATCAAGTGGTTAGGCGAAGCGGTGAATCTTGTGGGCGTTCTTGATTTTATCGAATTGTCTAAATGAAAGAAGCATGTTACGAAGGGCTTTTTTGTGCAACATGCTTTTTTATCTGGGTTAAAGGATCATAACTGATGACACAACGCTTGCCACTTTTTTATCATTTTGAAATAAATCTGCGAGTACATAAGCAGTTTTTTTTCCGATTCGGTCTACTTTTGCTTCAACCTGTACGTCTCCTAATCTCACTGGTCGATGAAAGGTAGTATGTAAATCAATGGATGCGAAGGATTGTCCGATACTT
The DNA window shown above is from Peribacillus sp. FSL P2-0133 and carries:
- a CDS encoding MFS transporter gives rise to the protein MKRYIGGSQNKHFILFLLFVGYLVDYLDRMVMSVAVVSIKEEFNLDAAAVGAILSSFFLSYAIMQIPGGWLTDKLGSRRVLIWSIIVWSVFTVFTGFAWSLISLLVIRFLFGLGQGGYPSASQKGIADYFPRDERPKASAYLMSSNYFGMALAPLVAAPMILFMGWRNMFYVIGLLGILLMIAFWVYFKPNESTAPLKDNRIPMKELLMNSGLWKITVMWFAAGIVNWGLSSWIPSYLMEARGMDLLSMGFYAALPGISTGVAMLFSGWLLDRFFNNLEKYYAAFGMLMSGIFLYMMFTSTSLVAAMVYLNLCMVFKSFAFTVAFALPHKIMSKQVIGSAMGVINMGAQAAGFISPLVMGFIITLTGSYNGAFWFLIACSAISIIAALSIKKNNHMEQPKDVDLLA